A window of Candidatus Zymogenus saltonus genomic DNA:
TTCAGAACTATCGGCAATGTTTTCAAGATAAACTTGAAGACAGAGCCGGGGCGTTTGCCGGAAAATATTTATTTTCCGGACTTAATGAGACCCGTTTAAAACGAGTATTTCTCAATACTCCACAAGTTCCATTCCCACCGTTCAGTTCTCAAAGACCCAAAAGGGGGCCACATCAGGCCCACAAAGTCACATATTATATTAGTGCTGATATGTCTTGTCAAGAAAAAAATCGGGAAAATCTTACTTACCCCAAAAAAAATCGCTCTCCCCTTCCCCTCCCCAAAGAATTGTCCCTCCCACCCCGCCGTTTCCTTCAACCCATCTGCTTTCCCCAGCCTCCCCCGTCCCGTAATGATGGCCAACTCTTCAGGTGCATTTTTAATTCTATTATATAAAGGATATGTTGTCAAGAAAAAGATAAAAAAAATTTAAATTATTTTCTTTAATTCTTTTCACGTTAATCTTGACTTATTGGAGAAGATAACGTAAAATTTCCAACATTATGAAAAAACTAACCTTAAAAAGAAAAACCAATGTCGCGACCGCCGTCTTTGTTGCGGTCGTTATCCTGTTTACTTTTGCCGCAAATGCGATGGCAGAGGAAAACGCCCTGACGTTCCTGGAAAGGGGGGCAAACCTCATAGGCCAGGGGAAATACTCGGAGGCGATAGACGTACTAACCCAGGCGCTGAAGGAGGACTTCCCGGAGGGGCAGCGGCTCGAAAGCAACTACGCCGTAATCTACGCCAACAGGGGCGACGCCTACTTTAAGCTGGGATTAACCGATAAGGCCCTGGATGATTACAACAGCGCCCTGGAGCTCGACAACACATTCCCTGAGGTCCTCTTGAACAGGGGAGTCATCAAGAAGAAGCTGGGGGATTACGAGGGGGCCCTGATCGATTACACCAAGGCGATCGATTCAAAGTCGATGTTTCCCGCGGCGCATTTTAATAAGGGGGAGCTCCTGATAGAGATGGGAAGGAACGAGGAGGCTTTGGAGCAATTGTCAAAATATATCCTCCTCGTTGCGGACAATCCGCATGTCTACAATCTGAGGGGGGAGCTCTACCTGAAGGAGAAGAAATACAATCTCGCCCTGGGAGATTTCAACAGCGCTCTTTACATAGACGGGAAAAACGCAGAAGCCCTTATGAATATCGGAAAAGTCTATATCGAGACGAAGGACTACACCGGCGCCGAGCTGGAGCTCAACAAGGCCATCGCCATAAATCCCGACTTGGGGGAGGCCTATATGTTGAGGTCGAAGGCGAGGGAAGGGCTGGGGAACAAGGCCGGGGCCGAGGCGGACCGCAAGAAAGCTAAGTCGCTCAATCCTAACCTGTAGTCGGCTTCTCCGGTCAGGGGGTTCGCTGTATGGGATTCGATGAGGTGGACGGTTGGCAGGGGCAGGGGGGGCAAGAGGGAAAACAGCGGTTTTTTTTCAAAATGACCATAGCGGCTCCCTTATTTTAAGGGAGCTTTTCAATGGAGGGGGCGGGAGCTTTTAACGGCCCCGGAAACGAGCCGCAGGGTTTGTCGCTTTGCTTGAAAAAAAAGGGGCGGTACAAAGACGCCCCCATGTGATCTCATTTTATCTTCAGCTAAAATTCAAACCTGATCCTGAGTGACCCGCCGTAGTTCCACCCCCTGCTGTTGTAGCCACGCGCGGAGTCGCCGTCGTAGGAGTAGGGGAACCCGCTTCCGCCGAAGTCCGAGCCACCCGTGCTGTAGCCCTTGAGGTTATAGTTCAGCGAACTCAAGGGCATGGTGACCATCCCTCCAAACACCAGGGACAACCTGCTCATGGGTGTTATTGTCATCGATGTTGCAAGTGTAAGATCCTGATATGAATCCGTGTCGCTCACCCTTACATATGTGATGGTGCTCGGATCGCCGCTGATATAGGGGGAGTGGTTTGCCTCGTAGAGACTCATCTCTCCCCAACCGAGGTCATACCTGATGCTTAAATCCGCTGTCAACTCGGGCGTGAATTCTTTTCCGACGCCGAATGTCAGCGACATTATGTCCATTTCTTCCTCCATGCGCCTGGTGAAGGAATTAAAGCCCGAGCCCATTGCAAGGCCGTCATCCACGACATTCTCATGATAGTACGCCGAATAAAGGTTGTAATGGGTGTAAAGGGCGTTTCCCCGCAAGTCAAAGCCATCGAGGCTCAGCTTCACCCCCGCCCCGGATTCTATCTCCCATTGTCTCTGTTTTCCCTGATATTCCACAGTTCCATCGCCGTAGAAGATCTCGGGATAGTTGAACGGCGCAAAATAACCTACGCCCATTCCATCTATTTTCCACTCAATATCCCTTTGGAAGTAATCGGCGACGGCGAGGATCGAGACGATATCGTTGATTTTGTATTCCGGCTTTAAGTTGGCGGATATCTCGTAGCCCTTGATTCGTCCGGAATTCAGGTTTTCTTCATAGGTATTGGAGGGGAAATTGCCAGGCGCCACGTTTGACCAGTGGTCTGCAAAGAGGGAGGCCTTTTTTTCAACCCTGCCTGTATAGATGTTCCCCGTCACGGATGAATTGAGTATCAGAAAATCGGTCGGATATACAGACACGCCGAGGGTCGGGGCGAATAGGTGATATTTGAAGGTCATCTCCCTGTCCGTTGAGACATTTTCCGGGAACTCGCCGCCCGGTCCGGTGGCCACTCCGTATCCGGTCGCATCATTAACGGATTTCTCTAACGTGTAGGCGTATTTAAAACCGGCCCCCAGAGATAAGTAGTCGGTTAAATCCACGTTGTAAAGGAGGGATATCCCGTATGTGTTGGAATCCGCCTTGCTCCTGAAGGAGGACTCGACATCGCCGCTGAAGGTTGCGGGATAGCTCCACTCGTACTTAAACGAGCCGTCCCCTTTAAGGAGGTTATTTTTGTAGCTGAAGATGGCCCCAAGATTCGAGATGTCGTTCAGCTTCACCAAAAATCCAACGTCAGTGCCGATGGCGTTGGAGACGTAGGCCTCGTCGAACGCGCCCCTTATATCCCCCTGGGTCGCATTTAACATGATTTCGTTGTAGATGTCGGTGGAGACCCTTGTCAAACCCCCGAGGTAGTAGATATCGTAGTAGAATTCGTATTCAGACTTGGGTTCGAGAAGGGCGGGGTTAATTTGAAAATCACTGTTCCAGATTGACGCGTTCAGCTTCAGCAAGAGCTTCGGAGTCGTGTTTATTTTTGGATCCTCCAGTATCTCCTTCTTGAAGCACTCGTTGTAATTTTTTACGGCGCTGTCCGAGGTTGCCGTGGGGGGAGCCTCCCCTCCCGTTTCGAGGCTTTTGTTCTCCCACTTTATGGCGTACGAAGAAACCGCCAGTGCGAGAGACAGGGTAAGGGAAATGGATAAAACAATCAGCTTCCTCATTTTATATCTCCCTCTAAAAAACTTATAGATAGGTTAAAATTTTTCCCCTTGGGCGATTTTGAAAATAAAAATCCATTGAGACAAGGAACTCCCTTCCGAACGGGACAAGAATCACCCAAAGCTCCCCTTTTGAGAAAATCGGTCCGAAAGCTCCGTGTGTCAAATTTCCCCTGGGGAGGCGCTTCGTGAAGTCAGCTAAAATTCAATAAAGTATTGCGATGAAAAATAAAATTCAAAACAGTGTTATTAATTTATACTATTTTGATAAACATGTCAAGAAAAAATATATAAAATATACATCATAAGACTAAAATTATATATATTTTATGCAATATTTTAAAAATTATCCAAAAAAAGCAGATTTCAGACAAAAAAAACCCTTCCATAAAAAGAAGGGGGTTTGTCAATGGTCTGAGGACGCTTAAAGCGTCCCAGAACCGTTTATTTATATTTGCTTGTCTCTTTTAAGAATCGGCCATCTCGAAGGCCCTTGTTCTATATTCTTCCGGGATCAGGTGTATGTGCATCTGGTCGGTCAGGGCGGGAAGGCCGAACCACTGGCCGGAGGTGGTGAGAACCGTCTCGAAGGCGCCGTTTTCATCAACGGCCGCGGCGCCGCCGGTGGCCCAGAAGAGGAGCCTCTTCGATATATCCCCCTTCATCCTGCTCCCTCTTCCGAAGAAAACGATCTTCTCTCCGAGCCTTATTTCCCTGTAGAAATTATAGCTGAGTCTCACCGACACCCCGCCGTTCTTCGCTATGAAAAATCCCCCCCAGCCGGTCGTCTCGTCCCCCAGGGCCAATGGCGCGATGAGGTGAACGAATTCGCCCCTCCTGAAGCGGAAGAACGTCTCACCGTCCCCTCCCTCGAATCCGACGAGGGAGACGACCGTCTTTCCGTCGCTGTCTTCAGGGTCGTCGAAGAGGTGAAACTTCCTCTTGAGGCCCGGCTCCTTCCTCTCCGCGCCGCAGACGAAGCAGTCGGTGTAGTAGGGGAGGGGAATCAGGCGCCCGTCGAGCTTCGAGAAGTTCGAGGGCAGGTACGCCTCGAAGGCCTCCCTCTCTTTCGCGTCTTCCGTCGAGAAGGAGATGTCGCCGGAGATGTAGGGGAGATTGACGCCCTCCTTTCTGATTACGCCTGTGGCGCCCCCGTCTTTTCTTTCTGCGGTTACGGTTACCTCGTCCCCAAGCGCGACGGCGGTCCCCCCCATTCTGAAGTCGGCTCTCAAAGGGAAGATAGATTTTGGATCATCGGGGTAGTCGGGAAGACCCGATGCCAGCTCCATGATGGCGCCCATCCCGAATCCCCCGTGGGGCAACCCCACCCACCCCTCGGTCCGCTTGTCCATCTTGATTTTTGCCGTGAGCGGACCATCCGTATTTTTTTCGTACCCTCGAAGGATGAAGCCGTCCTTCCCGCAGCCGATGCATTCCCTGTGATCGTCGATAATATATTCCATGATAATCCTTTAGGATTCAGGTTTGGATGTCAACTCCGTTCCGCCCTCATACCGACCGATTATAGCACAAGTTGAGAGTTTTTGGACATCATAATATCTAATCGGCATGAAAAAGGGGGGCTCTCCCACCCCCCTTTTTTGAGTTACAATGAATTCACAGGCTTACTTGGTGCTGCAGCTCTCGATATATTTTTCGAGGGTCGCTATCATAAGCTTAAGGTTTTCGTAGTTCACCCTCTCGAGGTTATCGGTGGTGGCGTGAAATCCGCCCATACCCATTCCCGGAAGCCCCGAGTTACCCACGGTGATGAATGGGATCCCGACCACGGCGAAGCGGTGAGAGTCGTCGGTGATGTAGCCCTCTCCCGCCAACTCCATCGGCTTTCCGGATATCTCCTCACAGGCCACATTCAGGCGGTCTATAAGCTCTTTATCCGGGTCGTAGAACTTCAGGAAGACCCCGACCTTCTTCCAGTAGACCATGTTGCCATTTTGGGCCACAAGCTCCAGGTTGACGAGGGTCGTGGGGATCTCCGGCTCCGCCTTCTTACCCCACCTCTCCTTGACGTAGAAGTTTGCTCCCTGGAGGGTCGTCTCCTCCCCGGACGTCAGGATGATCGTGACGTTGGAGTCGCCTATGTCCACCTTGCCGTCTTTAATATCCTTGGCAACGGCGAGGAGCGTCACCACGGATGTCCCGTTGTCCACGGCGCCCAGGCTGTCGCGCTCCTTCGGCAGAAAAACGAATCCACCGAAGCCCAAGAATATGAGTCCCCAGTAGACAACGAGGATACCCGCAACTGTAAGGTTTATCGCCGTTACGAGCTTGTTCTTCAATGCGTCGAATTTCTTCACGAAGAAAAGCCAGATAGAAAGAAGGACGCCCAGGGCGAAGGCGTGGGGTATCCACCTGTAGATCTTGGCCCTCTGGATGTGATCCCAGAAGTCGGTCTTGGAGTCGTAGTGGGCCATGAAGATCAGCTCCCTTACGGCGTTCGGGGCCTGGAAGCTCACAATGATGTTCTCGCCTGTCTTTTTTATAAGGCCGCTCACGATCGGCATGAACATCTCGAACTCAAGAAAGAGGAGCGGGAAGATGATGATCGATACGATCAAGGCAAAAAGGGGTTTTTTCTTTAGCACCAGTATGAAGAGGATGACCGCCAGTATCAATAGCGTCAACCCTATCAGAAACTGCATGTAGGGTCTCAGGGCGAACTCCTGCACGATGAACGGAACGTCCCAAGATGTGAGTAGTCCCTTGATGTAGGCGGCCGTCTTTTCGAGGGACTCCCTGTGGGCCGGCCTCGGCACGGCAATATTCGTCAGAATTTCCTGTAGGTCCATGATTTACTCCAAAAAAAATAGTCTTTGGCCCTGGATTATAACACAAAGCGCCAAAAAGTCTAATTGTTTTTGGCCGGGAACAACCCCCTGTATCGGAAGAGATCCTGCGGCTTTCAATCATACATTAAAATCTCAATATCTCAATATCTCAGGTGTATCTTCGACATGGGGATTCCGCCCCTCCCGGCCCAGTCTTTCCTGTCGCTCTCGATGACGTTAAAGATTATATCCTTGTTATCGACGCCGGTGTGTCTCTCGACCACCTCGTTCAGCTTCCTGAAGAGCGTCTCCTTCGTCTCGTCCGTGCGTCCGGAGAACATCAGAAGCTCGACAAAGACGAAATCTACGCTTCGGCTCTCGTGGACGGACCGCTTTTCCCTCGGCGTCGTGTAGACGGCGACGTGGCCGTGGGTCGGGTCAATCTTGAGGGTTTCCACCATAACCTCCCTGACCTCGTGGGCGAAAAGGGGTGAAACCTTTTCGGCAATTTCATCCGACAGGTGTATCTTGAAAAAGGGCATGATTACCTCCTCGATCATAATAGGTTACTCAATGGATTAGACAATGGAAAAGAGAAAAAATTTCCTTGACAAAACAGAAAAATATAAGTATAAAAATACCATAATTCAAAGCATCTTCCTCATGGGGTCGCTGGCTGGATGGTTAAGTAGGATGTATCGAGAGGGAATACGCGATAACGAGGAAGAGAGAGAAGAGATGAGATGATACGAAAGATCAACACAACCATTTTCCTTTTGATATGAGGCCGTTGTTCGGGGCCCGGGCGGTCCCGAAGCACGTTAAAGCCAGCCTCACCCTTCCCGCCGTAGCCGGAGGTCTCCCTCGGCACGCCCGGAGGGGCGAACGCTTGAGGGAGACACCTTGGCAAAATTTCGCTTAAAGAGAAGAAAGCCTCCGAGAGATCGCCGTTCGATGCTATCGATTACATCGGCGATTTCAACGGCGATTCCATTGGATTTCACCGTCCCGTTTTCACGCCGGATACCGTATCCGTGCAAGCTGTTCCGCCCTTTATATTCCACCTGTTTTAAGCCGCACACCCTTACAGCCCAGTGTATATACATATCGGGAATCAATAGAATTATAGGTTCAACTATCAAAGGAGATTTGTAATGACAAAGGTCAAGAGTTTTTTTGCGAGCAGATGTGGCATCATTACGGTCGGCGGCCTCATAGGGATCATCGCCGCTTCGCTCCAGAAGTTCGGCAACCCCGGAAACATGGGGATATGCATGGCCTGTTTCGAGCGGGACATCATGGGCGCTTTGGGCCTTCACAGGGCCGCGGTCGTCCAGTACCTGCGCCCAGAGATACCTGCGTTTGTCTTCGGGTCCCTCATCGCCGCGCTTATGTTCAAGGAGTTCAAGTATCGGTCGGGGTCGTCGCCGGTGACCAGGTTCTTCCTCGGCATGACGGCAATGATGGGTGCCCTGGTGTTTCTCGGCTGTCCGTGGCGGGCGCTCCTTCGACTCTCAGGGGGCGACTGGAACGCGATTACCGGCATAATAGGCCTTATCGTCGGGATTACCGTAGGCGTCCTCTTTCTCAAGAAGGGCTTTACCCTGGGGCGGGCCTACCGGGGAGACACTAAGTTCGCCTGGATATTCCCCTTTATCATGGCAGTCCTCCTTGCCCTTGCGATAATTTACCCCAACTACGGCGAGGGGGCGGCCCTCTTCAGGAGCGCGAGCGGTCCCGGATCGATGGGGGCGCCGCTGGCAATATCGATAGGGGCCGGGCTGATCGTCGGCTTCTTGGCCCAGAGGACGAGATTCTGCACCATGGGGGCTATCAGGGACGTGATCCTGATGAGGGACTTCCACCTCCTGAGCGGTGTGGTAGCCCTTGTCGTGACCGCGGTCGTGATGAACCTGATCTACGGTCAGTTCCACCCCGGTTTCACGCTGGGCGTCGACGAGGCGGGGGCGGTGATCAATCAGCCGGCGGCGCACACGAACCAGCTCCTCAACTTCGGCGGCATGGTATTGGCGGGGATGTCGTTTGCCCTGGCCGGGGGGTGTCCTGGGCGCCAGATATTCCTGTCGGGCGAGGGTGACGCCGACGCAGCAATCTTTGTCATAGGAATGATGGTGGGGGCAGGTGTTGCCCACAACTTCATGATGGTGGCGACCCAGACAAACGCCCCCTGGATTGTGGGGATAGGCATCGTCGCCGTCTTAATCATAGGCTTTCTATCTATAGAGAGGGAAAAATAAATGGCTGATAAAAAGGAGAAGACAATAGACGCCCGGGGACTCTCCTGTCCCCAGCCTGTCATAATGACGAGAAACGCCATAAAGGGGATGGAAGGCGGAAATGTAAAGGTCCTCGTAGACACGATGACCCAGGTTTACAACGTGTCCCGGTCGGCGGAAAAGCTTGGATGGGGGGCCGAGTACAGTGAGGCGGAAGGGGAGTTTCAGATATCTCTGAAGAAGTAGTTGACAAAGTCTACCGTCTCACAGATACTTGAAATTGGAATGCGCTGAATGGGGGAGCGGGGGGGGTGTCCCGTTTTCTAATCGGGCGCCCCGACATTATGCTATTTAAGGTCATTGACCATATCGCAAATTGCATAATGAAACCGTGGGCACAGGATCTTAAGGTTTGTGGAAATGATATATCTCGACAATGCCGCGACATCGTGGCCGAAGCCGAAGTCCGTCGTCGATGCGGTGTCCGATTTCATGAAAAACGTAGGAGCGAATCCGGGCAGAAGCGGGCACAGGCTCTCGATGGAGGCCGAGAGGATACGCCTCGAAACGAGGGAGCTGATTGCAAAGCTCTTCGGGGGGAGCGATCCCTTCAGGGTGATATTCACGCTAAACGTCACCGAGGCCATCAACTTGGTTATCGGGGGGCTGGTGTCGAAGGGGGGCAGGGTGGTGACCACGTCGATGGAGCACAACGCCGTCATGCGCCCCCTGAGGCACCTGGAGAAAACGGTCGGAATCGAGATCGCCCTGGTTCCCGTGAGAGTGGACGGAACCATCGATATCGAGGCGATGGAAGAGGCCCTCGGGGGCGGGGCGGACCTGGCGGTGGTCAACCACGCCTCGAACGTCTCAGGGACCATCGTGAATATCGCCGAGGTGGGGAGGCTGACCCGAAAACAGGGCGTTCCTTTACTTGTGGACGCGGCGCAGTCGGCGGGATCACTGCCGATAGATATTAAGGAGGATATGGTGGATATACTGGCCTTTACGGGGCACAAGGGGCTTCTGGGGCCGACCGGAACGGGGGGGGTTGTCTTCGGCGACGACTTCGACTGCGAAAGGCTCCCCCCGGCTGTCTTCGGCGGCACCGGCAGCAGGTCGGAGATGGAATATCAGCCCGATTTTCTCCCCGACAAGTACGAGAGCGGGACGGCGAACGTCGCCGGGATAGCGGGGCTGTGCGAGGGGGTCAGGTGGATTCTAGACAGGGGGGTGGACGAGATTCGCGCCCATGAGGTGAAGATCACAGGCAGGATGATCGAGGGTCTCTCCAAGATCGACAGCGTCAAGGTGATAGGCACCGGGAACGCAGAACTTCAAACGGCCACCGTCTCGTTCGTCGTCGACGGGATAGACGTCTCCGAGGTTGCGGCGAGCCTCTGCGACGACTACGACGTCATGTGCAGGGTGGGGCTCCACTGCGCCCCCAGGGCGCACATGACCCTGGGGACGTTCCCGGAAGGCACGGTTCGCTTCGGGATGGGGCCGTTTACGACGATCGAGGACGTCGACAGTGCGTTGAGGGCCGTGGGGGCGGTGGTGGACGGGAAGTAGACAATATTGGACAAAGAACGGTTCGTCCGCTTTTCGCTCGTATTATGTGAGGGGGTAAGAAGATTTGTATTTCATGCTTTTTAAGTTTGGCCTGGACCGATAAATGGGGATAGATAGACTATGGAATACGCCGTGGTATTGATGGACAGCACGAGCTACGCCATAAAGGGGGAGAGGGTCTTGAAGGATGCTGGGATACCGGCGAAGCTTATCCCCGTTCCCCGCCACCTGAGCAGCGACTGCGGCGTTACGGTGAGAATACCGGTAGATGATATGGAGCGGTCCGAGGGCATTCTGAAGGATAGGAGCGTGCCATTTAACGAGATAGTAAGGATATAATTTCCGAAGCGAGGAGGAGATGGAAGAGCTAAAACTGACCAGCATGGTCAAGGCCGCGGGGTGAGCCGCTAAGACGGCGCCCGACGCCCTGGCGCAGGTCATGCGCCGCTTAAAAGACTATTTCCCGAGGGATAGTTTTCCCAACCTGATGGTGGGTCTGGACGATTGGGACGATGCGGCGGTCTACAAGATCAACGACGAGACCGCCATCATCCTGACGCTGGACTTCTTTACACCCATCGTGGACGACCCCTTCGACTTCGGCGCCATTGCGGCCGCCAACGCCCTCTCGGATATTTATGCGATGGGGGCCGACCTTGTTTTGGCCCTCAACATCTGCGGCTTCCCGGATGACCTGCCAAAGGAGATAGTCGGAAAGATACTGGAGGGAGGGGCCGACAAGGTCAGGGAGGCGGGGGGAGTCCTGGCGGGGGGCCACACCATAGACGACAGGGAGCCGAAGTACGGCCTTGTGGCGATGGGAACGGCCCACCCGGAGCGGGTCCTCACGAACAAGGGCGCCCTTCCCGGAGACGCTCTCGTCCTCACGAAGCCTCTGGGAGTGGGGATCGTGACCACCGTCCTGAAGGCCGGTGAGGCGGATAAGGGGGACGTGGAGGGCGCCACGATCTGGATGAAGAAGCTCAACAAGGCCGCCGCAGGAATAATAAGGGATGTGGGGGCCGACGCCTTGACCGATATCACAGGGTTTGCCCTCTCCGGCCACTCTTTGGAGATGGCAAAAAGCAGCGGGGTAAGGCTGGACTTCGTTGTCGAAAGCCTGCCGTTTGTGTCGGGGGCAAAGAGATACGCAGATATGTGGCTCTTCCCGGGGGGAACCTGCAACAACGAGAGGTCGTTCAAGGAGAGCGTCCGGTTCGATGAGGCGATCCCGG
This region includes:
- a CDS encoding sulfurtransferase TusA family protein, with protein sequence MADKKEKTIDARGLSCPQPVIMTRNAIKGMEGGNVKVLVDTMTQVYNVSRSAEKLGWGAEYSEAEGEFQISLKK
- a CDS encoding aminotransferase class V-fold PLP-dependent enzyme, with the protein product MIYLDNAATSWPKPKSVVDAVSDFMKNVGANPGRSGHRLSMEAERIRLETRELIAKLFGGSDPFRVIFTLNVTEAINLVIGGLVSKGGRVVTTSMEHNAVMRPLRHLEKTVGIEIALVPVRVDGTIDIEAMEEALGGGADLAVVNHASNVSGTIVNIAEVGRLTRKQGVPLLVDAAQSAGSLPIDIKEDMVDILAFTGHKGLLGPTGTGGVVFGDDFDCERLPPAVFGGTGSRSEMEYQPDFLPDKYESGTANVAGIAGLCEGVRWILDRGVDEIRAHEVKITGRMIEGLSKIDSVKVIGTGNAELQTATVSFVVDGIDVSEVAASLCDDYDVMCRVGLHCAPRAHMTLGTFPEGTVRFGMGPFTTIEDVDSALRAVGAVVDGK
- the selD gene encoding selenide, water dikinase SelD, with translation MEELKLTSMVKAAGUAAKTAPDALAQVMRRLKDYFPRDSFPNLMVGLDDWDDAAVYKINDETAIILTLDFFTPIVDDPFDFGAIAAANALSDIYAMGADLVLALNICGFPDDLPKEIVGKILEGGADKVREAGGVLAGGHTIDDREPKYGLVAMGTAHPERVLTNKGALPGDALVLTKPLGVGIVTTVLKAGEADKGDVEGATIWMKKLNKAAAGIIRDVGADALTDITGFALSGHSLEMAKSSGVRLDFVVESLPFVSGAKRYADMWLFPGGTCNNERSFKESVRFDEAIPEEMRQLLFTPETSGGLLAAVKPENLDALKSRFEEAGEDLWVVGEVSEGEGIRYTP
- a CDS encoding tetratricopeptide repeat protein, which gives rise to MKKLTLKRKTNVATAVFVAVVILFTFAANAMAEENALTFLERGANLIGQGKYSEAIDVLTQALKEDFPEGQRLESNYAVIYANRGDAYFKLGLTDKALDDYNSALELDNTFPEVLLNRGVIKKKLGDYEGALIDYTKAIDSKSMFPAAHFNKGELLIEMGRNEEALEQLSKYILLVADNPHVYNLRGELYLKEKKYNLALGDFNSALYIDGKNAEALMNIGKVYIETKDYTGAELELNKAIAINPDLGEAYMLRSKAREGLGNKAGAEADRKKAKSLNPNL
- a CDS encoding tautomerase family protein, which encodes MPFFKIHLSDEIAEKVSPLFAHEVREVMVETLKIDPTHGHVAVYTTPREKRSVHESRSVDFVFVELLMFSGRTDETKETLFRKLNEVVERHTGVDNKDIIFNVIESDRKDWAGRGGIPMSKIHLRY
- a CDS encoding M20/M25/M40 family metallo-hydrolase; the protein is MDLQEILTNIAVPRPAHRESLEKTAAYIKGLLTSWDVPFIVQEFALRPYMQFLIGLTLLILAVILFILVLKKKPLFALIVSIIIFPLLFLEFEMFMPIVSGLIKKTGENIIVSFQAPNAVRELIFMAHYDSKTDFWDHIQRAKIYRWIPHAFALGVLLSIWLFFVKKFDALKNKLVTAINLTVAGILVVYWGLIFLGFGGFVFLPKERDSLGAVDNGTSVVTLLAVAKDIKDGKVDIGDSNVTIILTSGEETTLQGANFYVKERWGKKAEPEIPTTLVNLELVAQNGNMVYWKKVGVFLKFYDPDKELIDRLNVACEEISGKPMELAGEGYITDDSHRFAVVGIPFITVGNSGLPGMGMGGFHATTDNLERVNYENLKLMIATLEKYIESCSTK
- a CDS encoding DUF3343 domain-containing protein; its protein translation is MEYAVVLMDSTSYAIKGERVLKDAGIPAKLIPVPRHLSSDCGVTVRIPVDDMERSEGILKDRSVPFNEIVRI
- a CDS encoding YedE-related selenium metabolism membrane protein, with protein sequence MTKVKSFFASRCGIITVGGLIGIIAASLQKFGNPGNMGICMACFERDIMGALGLHRAAVVQYLRPEIPAFVFGSLIAALMFKEFKYRSGSSPVTRFFLGMTAMMGALVFLGCPWRALLRLSGGDWNAITGIIGLIVGITVGVLFLKKGFTLGRAYRGDTKFAWIFPFIMAVLLALAIIYPNYGEGAALFRSASGPGSMGAPLAISIGAGLIVGFLAQRTRFCTMGAIRDVILMRDFHLLSGVVALVVTAVVMNLIYGQFHPGFTLGVDEAGAVINQPAAHTNQLLNFGGMVLAGMSFALAGGCPGRQIFLSGEGDADAAIFVIGMMVGAGVAHNFMMVATQTNAPWIVGIGIVAVLIIGFLSIEREK